The following proteins come from a genomic window of Yinghuangia sp. ASG 101:
- the fahA gene encoding fumarylacetoacetase, with product MTAPWPPAPADHPFGIHNLPYGILTTTEDPARRIGVAIGDHVLDVSPVAQATRSDHAVLLDAPNLNPLMAAGRSVWTTVRAEITAWLTDPDYRDIVRPRLIPRRNARLHLPFEVGDYVDFYSSEHHAGNVGSIFRPGGPPLPPNWKHLPIGYHGRSGTVVVSGTDIVRPSGQRLVPGESLPAYGPCLRLDIEAEVGFVVGTGTRFGDPVPLGAFRDHVFGVCLVNDWSARDIQAWETVPLGPFLAKSFATSVSPWVVPLDALAHAWVDPPARDVDPLPYLDDRKAEPGALDLEIEVALNHHTISRPPFRTMYWTAAQQLAHMTVNGASLRTGDLYASGTVSGPRADQRGCLLELTWNGRDMIELPDGSLRTFLEDGDEVAITASAPGPDGTRVGLGEVTGRVVPTRG from the coding sequence GTGACCGCCCCCTGGCCGCCCGCCCCGGCCGACCACCCCTTCGGTATCCACAACCTCCCGTACGGGATTCTCACCACCACCGAGGACCCCGCCCGGCGCATCGGCGTCGCGATCGGCGACCACGTCCTCGACGTCAGCCCGGTCGCCCAGGCCACGCGCTCCGACCACGCCGTGCTGCTCGACGCACCGAACCTCAACCCCCTGATGGCGGCGGGCCGTTCGGTGTGGACGACGGTGCGCGCCGAGATCACCGCGTGGCTGACCGACCCCGACTACCGCGACATCGTCCGACCCCGCCTGATCCCGCGCCGGAACGCCCGCCTCCACCTGCCGTTCGAGGTGGGGGACTACGTCGACTTCTACTCGTCCGAACACCACGCGGGCAACGTGGGCAGCATCTTCCGCCCGGGCGGACCCCCGCTGCCGCCGAACTGGAAGCACCTGCCCATCGGTTACCACGGGCGCTCCGGAACGGTCGTCGTCTCCGGCACCGATATCGTCAGGCCGTCCGGGCAACGCCTGGTGCCCGGCGAGTCGTTGCCGGCGTACGGCCCGTGCCTGCGCCTCGACATCGAGGCCGAAGTTGGCTTCGTCGTGGGCACCGGAACGCGGTTCGGCGACCCCGTGCCGCTCGGCGCCTTCCGCGACCACGTCTTCGGCGTCTGTCTGGTCAACGACTGGTCGGCCCGCGACATCCAGGCGTGGGAGACCGTGCCGCTCGGACCCTTCCTGGCCAAGTCGTTCGCGACCTCGGTCTCGCCGTGGGTCGTACCGCTCGACGCGCTCGCCCACGCGTGGGTGGACCCGCCCGCCCGCGACGTCGACCCCCTGCCGTACCTGGACGACCGCAAGGCCGAACCCGGCGCCCTGGACCTGGAGATCGAGGTCGCGCTCAACCACCACACCATCTCCCGGCCGCCGTTCCGGACCATGTACTGGACCGCGGCGCAGCAACTCGCGCACATGACGGTCAACGGGGCGTCGCTGCGCACCGGCGACCTGTACGCGTCGGGCACGGTCAGCGGGCCGCGCGCGGACCAGCGCGGGTGCCTGCTCGAACTCACCTGGAACGGCCGGGACATGATCGAACTCCCGGACGGATCGTTGCGGACGTTCCTCGAAGACGGCGACGAGGTCGCCATCACCGCGTCCGCCCCCGGCCCGGACGGCACCCGCGTCGGCCTCGGCGAGGTCACCGGCCGCGTCGTACCCACCCGGGGGTGA
- a CDS encoding homogentisate 1,2-dioxygenase, producing MAYYRRLGAVPPKRHTQHRNAEGGLYYEELMGEEGFSSDSSLLYHRYLPSAIAAAEVWEPPDPATTPNHPLKPRHLRLHGLFTGEDWRAADVVTGRRLVLGNGDVRISYVAAGAPSELYRNAIGDECVYVESGTGVVETVFGALPVGQGDYVVLPRATTHRWLPSGDAPLRAYCIEADSHIAPVARYLSKYGQLLEHAPYCERDLRGPEEPLTVEGEDVDVLVKHRGPRGPVGTRYTYPRHPFDAVGWDGCLYPYVFNIADFEPLTGRIHQPPPAHQVFEGRNFVICNFVPRKVDYHPLAIPVPYYHANVDSDEVMFYCGGDYEARKGSGIGQGSISLHPGGHAHGPQPGAYERSIGIDFFDELAVMVDTFRPLELGEGGLAAEDPGYAWTWAGRGPDTTGDAGAGR from the coding sequence ATGGCCTACTACCGGCGCCTGGGGGCCGTGCCGCCCAAGCGGCACACGCAGCATCGGAATGCCGAAGGGGGGCTGTACTACGAGGAGTTGATGGGGGAGGAGGGGTTCTCGTCGGACTCGTCGCTGCTGTACCACCGGTATCTGCCGTCCGCGATCGCCGCGGCGGAGGTGTGGGAGCCGCCGGATCCGGCGACGACGCCGAATCATCCGCTCAAGCCCCGGCATCTGAGGCTGCACGGGCTGTTCACGGGCGAGGACTGGCGGGCCGCCGACGTGGTCACGGGGCGGCGGCTCGTGCTGGGCAACGGCGACGTGCGCATCTCGTACGTCGCCGCCGGTGCGCCGAGCGAGTTGTACCGCAACGCGATCGGCGACGAATGCGTCTACGTCGAGTCCGGCACGGGCGTGGTCGAAACCGTGTTCGGGGCGCTGCCGGTCGGGCAGGGCGACTACGTGGTCCTGCCGCGCGCGACGACGCACCGCTGGCTGCCGTCCGGGGACGCGCCGCTGCGCGCGTACTGCATCGAGGCCGACAGCCACATCGCCCCCGTCGCCCGCTACCTGTCGAAGTACGGCCAGCTCTTGGAGCACGCGCCGTACTGCGAACGCGACCTGCGCGGCCCCGAGGAGCCGCTGACGGTCGAGGGCGAGGACGTGGACGTGCTCGTCAAGCACCGGGGCCCGCGCGGGCCGGTCGGGACGCGCTACACGTACCCCCGCCACCCGTTCGACGCGGTCGGCTGGGACGGCTGCCTGTACCCGTACGTGTTCAACATCGCCGACTTCGAGCCGCTGACCGGCCGGATCCACCAGCCCCCGCCCGCCCACCAGGTGTTCGAGGGGCGCAACTTCGTCATCTGCAACTTCGTGCCCCGCAAGGTCGACTACCACCCGCTGGCGATCCCCGTGCCCTACTACCACGCGAACGTCGACTCCGACGAAGTCATGTTCTACTGCGGCGGCGACTACGAGGCCCGCAAGGGCTCCGGCATCGGCCAGGGGTCGATCTCGCTGCACCCCGGCGGCCACGCGCACGGCCCGCAGCCGGGAGCGTACGAACGCAGCATCGGCATCGACTTCTTCGACGAACTCGCCGTCATGGTCGACACGTTCCGGCCGCTGGAACTGGGCGAAGGGGGCCTCGCGGCGGAGGACCCCGGCTATGCCTGGACGTGGGCGGGGCGCGGACCGGACACGACCGGGGACGCGGGGGCGGGGCGATGA
- a CDS encoding MMPL family transporter, producing MATFLYRLGCGAFRRRGWVVLVWLGVLAAVLVGASGASGPSDEEFSMPGIESQKAFDLLEERFPGAAADGATARVVFVAPDGGTVTSDGPREAVENAVGSLRGGPQVAGVTDPFASDAVSADETTAYATVTYTVESADVTDADRAAVDDAADRARAAGLTVETGGSAMDGDGGPGGVAEAVGLAAAAVVLLVTFGSLAAAGLPLLTAVVGVAVSLLGIILLAGPLGLSADTLTLGMMLGLAVGIDYALFVVSRYREERGRGRAPHDAAGMAVGTAGSAVVFAGVTVVIALAGLSVVGIPTLTRMGLAAAGAVAVAVLVALTVVPALLGFWPDAVLARRARTAGPRGGTAVGGRGNLGTRWARFVLRRPVAVLVLGVLGLGALALPTASLRLGMPGDEAKSTATTERRAYDALAEGFGPGFNGPLTIVVDARGAADPRGAVRTVGDRIGGTDGIVSVSEADFNEAGDTAVFRATPSTGPTDEKTKDLVERIRRERPAVEERASATFEVTGTTALNIDIAAKVQSALVPYLAVVGGFAVVLLLVVFRSVLVPVKAALGFVLSVLAALGVLVLVFQQGHAAGLFGVEQTGPIMSLMPIFMMGIVFGLAMDYEVFLVSRVREAYTHGESAEQAVVSGFRHSARVVTAAALIMVAVFSGFIGEEGSLIKMLGFGLAAAVLFDAFVVRMAIVPAVLALLGDRAWRLPAWLDRVLPRVDVEGEALARHGGRAPEPDGPVTAHV from the coding sequence GTGGCGACTTTTCTTTATCGGCTCGGATGCGGGGCTTTTCGGCGGCGCGGGTGGGTCGTGCTGGTGTGGTTGGGGGTGCTCGCCGCGGTGCTGGTGGGGGCCTCGGGGGCGTCGGGGCCCTCCGACGAGGAGTTCTCGATGCCGGGGATCGAGTCGCAGAAGGCGTTCGATCTGCTGGAGGAGCGTTTCCCCGGGGCCGCCGCGGACGGCGCCACCGCCCGGGTCGTCTTCGTCGCCCCGGACGGCGGCACGGTGACGTCGGACGGCCCGCGCGAGGCCGTCGAGAACGCCGTGGGCTCGCTCCGCGGCGGGCCGCAAGTCGCCGGTGTCACCGACCCGTTCGCGTCCGACGCGGTCAGCGCCGACGAGACGACGGCGTACGCGACGGTCACCTACACGGTGGAGTCCGCCGACGTCACCGACGCCGACCGGGCGGCGGTGGACGACGCCGCGGACCGGGCGCGCGCGGCCGGTCTGACGGTGGAGACCGGCGGCTCGGCGATGGACGGCGACGGCGGGCCCGGCGGGGTCGCGGAGGCCGTCGGCCTCGCGGCGGCGGCCGTCGTCCTGCTGGTCACGTTCGGTTCCCTGGCCGCGGCCGGCCTGCCGCTGCTGACCGCGGTCGTCGGCGTCGCCGTGAGCCTGCTCGGGATCATCCTGCTGGCGGGCCCGCTGGGGCTGTCCGCGGACACCCTCACCCTCGGCATGATGCTGGGCCTCGCGGTGGGCATCGACTACGCGCTGTTCGTGGTGTCCCGCTACCGCGAGGAGCGCGGGCGCGGCCGGGCGCCGCACGACGCGGCCGGGATGGCCGTCGGCACCGCCGGGTCGGCGGTCGTGTTCGCCGGGGTCACCGTCGTGATCGCGCTGGCGGGCCTGTCGGTGGTCGGGATCCCGACGCTGACGCGGATGGGCCTGGCCGCGGCGGGTGCGGTGGCGGTCGCGGTGCTGGTCGCGCTGACGGTCGTCCCGGCGCTGCTCGGCTTCTGGCCCGACGCGGTGCTCGCCCGCCGGGCCCGCACGGCCGGGCCGCGCGGCGGCACCGCGGTCGGCGGGCGGGGCAACCTGGGGACGCGCTGGGCGCGCTTCGTCCTGCGCCGCCCGGTCGCCGTACTGGTCCTGGGTGTGCTGGGCCTGGGCGCGCTGGCGCTGCCGACGGCGTCGCTGCGGCTGGGCATGCCGGGCGACGAGGCGAAGTCGACCGCGACGACCGAGCGGCGGGCGTACGACGCGCTGGCCGAGGGCTTCGGGCCCGGCTTCAACGGCCCGCTGACCATCGTCGTGGACGCGCGCGGCGCGGCCGACCCGCGAGGCGCGGTGCGTACGGTCGGCGACCGGATCGGCGGCACCGACGGCATCGTGTCGGTCTCGGAGGCCGACTTCAACGAGGCCGGCGACACCGCGGTGTTCCGGGCCACCCCGTCGACCGGCCCCACGGACGAGAAGACCAAGGACTTGGTGGAGAGGATCCGCCGCGAGCGCCCGGCCGTCGAGGAGCGGGCGTCCGCGACGTTCGAGGTCACCGGGACGACCGCGCTCAACATCGACATCGCGGCGAAGGTGCAGTCCGCGCTGGTGCCGTACCTGGCCGTGGTGGGCGGCTTCGCGGTGGTGCTGCTGCTCGTGGTGTTCCGGTCCGTCCTGGTCCCGGTCAAGGCCGCCCTGGGCTTCGTGCTGTCGGTGCTGGCCGCGCTCGGCGTACTCGTGCTGGTCTTCCAACAGGGCCATGCCGCGGGCCTGTTCGGGGTGGAGCAGACCGGGCCGATCATGAGCCTGATGCCGATCTTCATGATGGGCATCGTCTTCGGGCTGGCGATGGACTACGAGGTCTTCCTCGTCTCGCGCGTACGGGAGGCGTACACCCACGGGGAGAGCGCCGAGCAGGCCGTCGTGTCCGGGTTCCGGCACAGCGCGCGAGTGGTGACGGCCGCCGCGCTGATCATGGTCGCGGTGTTCTCCGGCTTCATCGGCGAGGAAGGGTCGCTGATCAAGATGCTCGGGTTCGGCCTGGCCGCCGCGGTGCTCTTCGACGCGTTCGTGGTCCGCATGGCGATCGTCCCCGCCGTGCTGGCGCTGCTCGGCGACCGCGCGTGGCGGCTTCCGGCGTGGCTCGACCGCGTCCTGCCCCGCGTCGACGTGGAGGGCGAGGCACTCGCCCGGCACGGCGGCCGGGCCCCGGAACCGGACGGTCCGGTCACGGCGCACGTGTGA
- a CDS encoding sensor histidine kinase: MTGNLERYAEPHARTADRVTTTAVCVCALFGTQISTSESTPPSALWPVWILAASSASLLVSRRRPRVALAVTAGAAALLTGLGYLPSPLLLAPVMAALYWLAALTDSRTTNVLASVTLVVLVATSLAGESLGDDFILRTLGTGLWLLLPLSLGGMSRFRRAYLESVQARAAHAERTREEEARLRVAEERMRIARELHDAVAHHMAVAHAQAGTAAHLADTQPEQTRRILADLVGTTTSALLELRATVGVLRQTADPGADPPEPAPGLDRLPELVAACASAGLTVAVATEGDARPLSPGVDLTAYRIIQEALTNATKHAADHAARVRLRYDDAGLRITVTNDGGADAGTVAAMPGGGYGLMGMRERAHAIGGDLRAGPRPGGGFEVAAALPFQPRSPADAPAGDRPEEAR, translated from the coding sequence ATGACCGGCAACCTCGAACGGTACGCGGAACCGCACGCACGGACCGCGGACCGGGTGACGACGACGGCGGTGTGCGTCTGCGCGCTCTTCGGGACGCAGATCAGCACCTCCGAATCCACGCCCCCGAGCGCGCTGTGGCCGGTGTGGATCCTCGCCGCGTCCAGCGCGTCCCTGCTGGTGTCCCGCCGCCGACCGCGCGTCGCGCTCGCGGTCACCGCGGGCGCGGCGGCCCTGCTGACCGGCCTCGGCTACCTGCCCAGCCCCTTGCTGCTGGCCCCGGTCATGGCCGCGCTGTACTGGCTGGCCGCGCTCACCGACTCGCGGACCACCAACGTCCTCGCGTCGGTGACCCTGGTGGTCCTGGTGGCCACGTCGCTCGCGGGCGAATCGCTCGGCGACGACTTCATCCTGCGGACCCTGGGGACGGGCCTGTGGCTGCTGCTGCCGCTCTCGCTCGGCGGAATGAGCCGCTTCCGGCGCGCGTACCTCGAATCCGTCCAGGCCCGCGCCGCGCACGCCGAACGCACCCGCGAGGAGGAGGCCCGGCTCCGCGTCGCCGAGGAGCGCATGCGGATCGCCCGCGAACTCCACGACGCCGTCGCCCACCACATGGCCGTCGCCCACGCCCAGGCCGGCACCGCCGCGCACCTCGCCGACACACAACCCGAGCAGACCCGCAGAATCCTCGCCGACCTGGTCGGCACCACGACCTCCGCGCTGCTGGAACTGCGTGCCACAGTAGGCGTGTTGCGCCAGACCGCCGACCCGGGCGCGGACCCGCCGGAACCCGCTCCGGGCCTCGACCGCCTGCCCGAACTCGTCGCGGCGTGCGCGTCCGCCGGGCTGACGGTCGCGGTCGCCACCGAGGGGGACGCGCGACCCCTGTCGCCGGGAGTGGACCTGACCGCGTACCGGATCATCCAGGAGGCCCTGACCAATGCCACCAAGCACGCGGCCGACCACGCGGCGCGGGTCAGGCTCCGCTACGACGACGCCGGCCTGCGCATCACCGTCACCAACGACGGCGGGGCGGACGCCGGGACCGTCGCGGCGATGCCGGGCGGCGGGTACGGGCTGATGGGCATGCGCGAGCGCGCCCACGCCATCGGCGGCGACCTGCGGGCCGGCCCCCGGCCCGGCGGCGGGTTCGAGGTCGCCGCCGCACTCCCCTTCCAGCCCCGGAGCCCGGCGGACGCGCCGGCCGGAGACCGACCCGAGGAAGCCCGTTGA